The Pseudoliparis swirei isolate HS2019 ecotype Mariana Trench chromosome 1, NWPU_hadal_v1, whole genome shotgun sequence genome has a window encoding:
- the LOC130203773 gene encoding vesicle-associated membrane protein 2-like, with translation MSTPETATDGEGAPPALNLTSNRRLQQTQAQVDEVVDIMRVNVDKVLERDQKLSELDDRADALQAGASQFESSAAKLKNKYWWKNCKMMIIMAIVGLICFGVIFLYFFY, from the exons AT gtcgaCTCCAGAAACAGCAACCGATGGCGAGGGTGCTCCTCCGGCCCTGAACCTCACGAGCAACAGACGACTGCAGCAGACACAAGCGCAGGTGGACGAG GTGGTGGACATCATGCGTGTTAACGTGGACAAGGTCCTGGAGCGCGACCAGAAGCTGTCGGAGTTGGATGACCGGGCCGACGCGCTGCAGGCCGGAGCCTCGCAGTTCGAGAGCAGCGCCGCCAAGCTCAAGAACAAGTACTGGTGGAAGAACTGCAAG ATGATGATCATCATGGCAATCGTAGGTCTGATATGTTTTGGAGTCATTTTct tgTATTTCTTCTACTGA